The Brassica oleracea var. oleracea cultivar TO1000 chromosome C6, BOL, whole genome shotgun sequence genome includes a region encoding these proteins:
- the LOC106296892 gene encoding transcription factor bHLH77-like isoform X1, producing MDKETEETLNCLLPFGEGNDAMMISDFVGRFCDTQEISLHSISDNFPAYPGHFGHSQVQESNKSSLLVPGSVSGTGKTRPSSRKRKSIRTGNGKESPASSSLTASNSKMQEENNAAVAGKQNETEKSENNKDEEKPSEPYKDYIHVRARRGQATDSHSIAERARREKISARMKLLQDLVPGCNRITGKAVMLDEIINYVQSLQRQVQFLSMKLATINPRTEFNAANAMLSAEMLQLGESLSCSESRFPSEYLAVGKNILSEGFVQAEAPAFWENDLQSIVHMGFSDCPQQSINCSESTVQMKIEPER from the exons ATGGATAAGGAAACAGAGGAAACCCTAAACTGCTTATTACCCTTTGGAGAAGGAAACGACGCGATGATGATCAGTGACTTTGTTGGAAGGTTTTGCGACACGCAAGAGATATCACTCCACTCAATCTCCGACAATTTCCCTGCGTATCCCGGTCACTTCGGACACAGTCAGGTTCAGGAGAGCAACAAGAGCTCGTTACTGGTTCCAGGTTCGGTTTCTGGAACAGGTAAGACCAGACCCAGCTCCAGGAAGAGGAAATCGATTCGCACTGGAAATGGCAAGGAGTCTCCAGCTTCCTCGTCTCTAACAGCTTCCAACTCCAAG ATGCAGGAAGAGAACAATGCAGCTGTGGCTGGGAAGCAGAATGAGACTGAAAAGAGCGAAAACAACAAGGACGAGGAGAAACCTTCTGAGCCATACAAGGACTATATACATGTAAGAGCAAGAAGAGGTCAGGCAACTGATAGCCACAGTATCGCTGAAAGG GCGAGAAGAGAAAAGATTAGTGCGAGAATGAAGTTGCTTCAAGATTTGGTCCCTGGTTGCAACCGGATTACTGGAAAAGCCGTCATGCTTGATGAGATTATCAATTATGTGCAGTCATTGCAAAGACAAGTCCAG TTCTTGTCTATGAAGTTAGCAACTATAAATCCAAGAACGGAGTTCAATGCTGCTAATGCTATGTTATCTGCAGAG ATGTTGCAGCTGGGAGAATCATTATCTTGTTCAGAGTCAAGATTTCCTTCAGAGTATTTAGCTGTTGGCAAGAACATTCTTAGTGAAGGATTTGTTCAAGCTGAG GCGCCAGCTTTCTGGGAAAACGATCTGCAGAGTATTGTTCATATGGGTTTCAGTGATTGTCCGCAACAGAGCATCAACT GTTCTGAATCTACGGTTCAGATGAAAATCGAGCCAGAGAGATGA
- the LOC106296892 gene encoding transcription factor bHLH77-like isoform X2: MDKETEETLNCLLPFGEGNDAMMISDFVGRFCDTQEISLHSISDNFPAYPGHFGHSQVQESNKSSLLVPGSVSGTGKTRPSSRKRKSIRTGNGKESPASSSLTASNSKMQEENNAAVAGKQNETEKSENNKDEEKPSEPYKDYIHARREKISARMKLLQDLVPGCNRITGKAVMLDEIINYVQSLQRQVQFLSMKLATINPRTEFNAANAMLSAEMLQLGESLSCSESRFPSEYLAVGKNILSEGFVQAEAPAFWENDLQSIVHMGFSDCPQQSINCSESTVQMKIEPER; encoded by the exons ATGGATAAGGAAACAGAGGAAACCCTAAACTGCTTATTACCCTTTGGAGAAGGAAACGACGCGATGATGATCAGTGACTTTGTTGGAAGGTTTTGCGACACGCAAGAGATATCACTCCACTCAATCTCCGACAATTTCCCTGCGTATCCCGGTCACTTCGGACACAGTCAGGTTCAGGAGAGCAACAAGAGCTCGTTACTGGTTCCAGGTTCGGTTTCTGGAACAGGTAAGACCAGACCCAGCTCCAGGAAGAGGAAATCGATTCGCACTGGAAATGGCAAGGAGTCTCCAGCTTCCTCGTCTCTAACAGCTTCCAACTCCAAG ATGCAGGAAGAGAACAATGCAGCTGTGGCTGGGAAGCAGAATGAGACTGAAAAGAGCGAAAACAACAAGGACGAGGAGAAACCTTCTGAGCCATACAAGGACTATATACAT GCGAGAAGAGAAAAGATTAGTGCGAGAATGAAGTTGCTTCAAGATTTGGTCCCTGGTTGCAACCGGATTACTGGAAAAGCCGTCATGCTTGATGAGATTATCAATTATGTGCAGTCATTGCAAAGACAAGTCCAG TTCTTGTCTATGAAGTTAGCAACTATAAATCCAAGAACGGAGTTCAATGCTGCTAATGCTATGTTATCTGCAGAG ATGTTGCAGCTGGGAGAATCATTATCTTGTTCAGAGTCAAGATTTCCTTCAGAGTATTTAGCTGTTGGCAAGAACATTCTTAGTGAAGGATTTGTTCAAGCTGAG GCGCCAGCTTTCTGGGAAAACGATCTGCAGAGTATTGTTCATATGGGTTTCAGTGATTGTCCGCAACAGAGCATCAACT GTTCTGAATCTACGGTTCAGATGAAAATCGAGCCAGAGAGATGA